The following coding sequences lie in one Stenotrophomonas rhizophila genomic window:
- the glpD gene encoding glycerol-3-phosphate dehydrogenase, giving the protein MGNTGTGQDLLDVLVVGGGINGAGIARDAAGRGWSVCLCEQDDLASHTSSASTKLIHGGLRYLQYGEFGLVRKALRERSVLQRLAPHLVVPTRFVLPHAAHLRPGWMLHAGLWLYDHLGHAGSAFPRSRRLDLHSDPRGAALQPGFRTGFSYSDARVDDARLVVLNALDAHERGAQIHVRTRCEQLIRHRDHWWAVLRHADGRVQRLRTRAVVNATGPWAGNLLERAGMDAPIGLRLVQGSHIVVPRLYAHDSAYLLQQPDQRIVFVVPFEQDFTLIGTTDVDYDGDPAQVQAASSEVAYLCAAANRWLRTPVQPADVVWQYSGVRPLLADHHHDAAKVTRDYRLQLDASQAPLLSVLGGKLTTYRTLAEEAVDQLGAALGRGEPAWTADGAPLPGGDIGAAPVVLARLQEQYPGVSPSLLATLARRYGSRASAVLGDAASTVQLGTGFGADLYTREVDYLIAHEWVRTLDDLLWRRTKLGLRLDAAQRDVLAQYVAQRVAAMA; this is encoded by the coding sequence ATGGGCAATACCGGAACCGGACAGGACCTTCTCGACGTGCTGGTGGTGGGCGGCGGCATCAACGGCGCCGGCATTGCCCGTGACGCGGCCGGGCGCGGCTGGTCGGTGTGCCTGTGCGAACAGGACGACCTGGCCTCACACACCTCCAGCGCCAGTACCAAGCTGATCCACGGCGGCCTGCGCTACCTGCAGTACGGCGAGTTCGGACTGGTGCGCAAGGCGCTTCGCGAGCGCAGCGTGCTGCAGCGGCTCGCCCCGCACCTGGTGGTCCCTACCCGATTCGTGCTGCCGCATGCCGCACACCTGCGGCCGGGCTGGATGCTGCACGCCGGGCTGTGGCTGTACGACCACCTGGGCCACGCCGGCAGCGCGTTCCCGCGCTCCCGGCGGCTGGACCTGCACAGCGACCCGCGCGGTGCGGCGCTGCAACCGGGCTTCCGCACGGGCTTCAGCTACTCCGATGCGCGCGTGGATGATGCGCGGCTGGTTGTGCTGAATGCTCTGGACGCGCACGAACGCGGCGCGCAGATCCACGTGCGCACCCGCTGCGAACAGCTGATCCGCCACCGTGACCACTGGTGGGCGGTGTTGCGCCACGCCGATGGCCGCGTGCAGCGCCTGCGGACCCGCGCCGTGGTCAACGCCACCGGGCCCTGGGCCGGCAACCTGCTGGAGCGCGCCGGCATGGACGCACCGATCGGGCTGCGACTGGTACAGGGCAGTCATATCGTGGTGCCCCGCCTGTATGCGCACGACAGCGCCTACCTGCTGCAGCAGCCGGACCAGCGCATCGTGTTCGTGGTGCCGTTCGAGCAGGACTTCACCCTGATCGGCACCACGGACGTGGACTACGACGGCGACCCGGCGCAGGTGCAGGCCGCCAGCAGCGAGGTGGCGTACCTGTGCGCAGCGGCCAACCGCTGGCTGCGCACGCCGGTGCAGCCGGCCGACGTGGTCTGGCAGTACAGCGGGGTGCGGCCGCTGCTGGCCGACCACCACCACGACGCGGCCAAGGTCACCCGCGATTACCGCCTGCAGCTGGATGCCAGCCAGGCCCCGCTGCTGAGCGTACTGGGCGGCAAGCTCACCACCTACCGCACCTTGGCCGAAGAGGCCGTGGACCAGCTCGGCGCGGCGCTGGGCCGTGGCGAACCGGCGTGGACCGCCGACGGCGCGCCCCTGCCCGGCGGCGACATCGGTGCTGCGCCGGTGGTGCTGGCACGCCTGCAGGAGCAGTACCCGGGCGTGTCGCCGTCGCTGCTGGCCACGCTGGCCCGACGCTACGGCAGCCGCGCCAGTGCCGTGCTCGGCGACGCGGCCAGCACGGTGCAGCTGGGCACCGGTTTCGGCGCGGACCTGTACACGCGCGAAGTGGATTACCTGATCGCGCACGAATGGGTGCGCACCCTGGATGACCTGCTGTGGCGCCGCACCAAGCTGGGCCTGCGGCTGGACGCGGCGCAACGCGACGTACTGGCCCAGTACGTCGCGCAGCGGGTGGCGGCGATGGCGTAG
- a CDS encoding OmpW/AlkL family protein: MRSIRTLTLATLTALAFAPAAFAQDTTTTDDTASGKHFAVVGGVSLLQPKNDPIDGVRKVDGGPAPTVSFSYYINDNWAVELWGAADKFDHRVRGTNGARLGTVEQQPIALSGQYHFGQADNVFRPFVGVGYYESNFSNEDLASDVGHIGLETAKGAIGTVGVDMNINSTWFARADARYMHSRPELTVNGDKTGDKAKLDPWTVGFGIGARF, translated from the coding sequence ATGCGCTCCATCCGTACCCTGACCCTGGCAACCCTGACCGCACTGGCCTTTGCACCGGCCGCTTTCGCGCAGGACACCACCACCACTGACGACACCGCCTCGGGCAAGCATTTTGCCGTGGTCGGCGGCGTGTCGCTGCTGCAGCCCAAGAACGATCCCATCGACGGCGTGCGCAAGGTAGACGGTGGCCCGGCGCCGACGGTCAGCTTCAGCTACTACATCAACGACAACTGGGCCGTGGAACTGTGGGGCGCAGCCGACAAGTTCGACCACCGCGTGCGCGGCACCAACGGTGCGCGCCTGGGCACGGTTGAGCAGCAGCCGATCGCGCTGAGCGGCCAGTACCACTTCGGCCAGGCCGACAATGTGTTCCGTCCGTTCGTGGGCGTCGGTTACTACGAGTCGAACTTCAGCAATGAAGACCTGGCCAGCGACGTAGGCCACATCGGGCTGGAAACCGCCAAGGGCGCCATCGGCACCGTGGGCGTGGACATGAACATCAACAGCACCTGGTTCGCCCGCGCCGATGCCCGCTACATGCATTCGCGCCCGGAACTGACCGTCAACGGTGACAAGACCGGCGACAAGGCCAAGCTGGATCCGTGGACCGTCGGCTTCGGCATCGGTGCCCGCTTCTAA
- a CDS encoding DNA-deoxyinosine glycosylase, translating to MEATTCIGLPAQVSPQCRVLVLGSMPGVASLLAAQYYAHPRNRFWPLMQLLCGVEATLAYPARMAALNAAGVGLWDVIGRCERRGSLDASIVRGSEVPNALPALMAGLPRLQAIACNGGTAHQLFMARIAPALPVTDGAPVVWSLPSTSPANAAWPLPRLQAAWQPLADALQG from the coding sequence ATGGAAGCAACCACGTGCATCGGCTTGCCCGCGCAGGTATCACCGCAGTGCCGCGTGTTGGTGCTGGGCTCCATGCCCGGTGTGGCGTCGCTGCTGGCCGCGCAGTACTACGCACATCCGCGCAATCGGTTCTGGCCGCTGATGCAGTTGTTGTGCGGCGTGGAGGCAACGCTTGCCTACCCCGCGCGCATGGCCGCACTCAACGCGGCCGGCGTGGGCCTGTGGGATGTCATCGGGCGCTGCGAGCGACGTGGCAGCCTGGATGCGTCGATCGTGCGCGGCAGTGAAGTTCCCAATGCGCTGCCTGCACTGATGGCCGGATTGCCCCGGCTGCAGGCCATCGCCTGCAACGGCGGCACTGCCCACCAGCTGTTCATGGCCCGCATTGCACCGGCGCTGCCGGTCACCGATGGCGCGCCGGTGGTCTGGTCGCTGCCGTCCACCAGCCCGGCCAATGCGGCCTGGCCGCTGCCCCGGCTGCAGGCGGCATGGCAGCCGCTGGCGGACGCGTTGCAGGGCTGA
- the aceF gene encoding dihydrolipoyllysine-residue acetyltransferase: protein MAEIKEALVPDIGDYSDIPVIEVLVAVGDTVKKDQGLVTLESDKATMEVPSSVAGVVKEIKVKIGDNLSEGKVVALIEVAEGEATPAAAAAPAAAAKTEAAETATKVEPVAAPAQPDKLAAREIEQAAAKPTQPAPAAATPSAGAPTSPPVQFNADSVLPQKVPYASPAVRVFARELGVDLNQLSGTEKGGRITKGDVQTFVKSALTGGVAASGGTAAAGGGLNLLPWPKVDFSKFGEVEVQPLSRIKKISGANLARNWAMIPHVTQFEQADITELEALRVALNKENEKAGIKLTMLAFLVKASAAALKKFPEFNASLDASGENLTLKKYFNIGFAADTPSGLVVPVIRDVDKKGVVQIAQESGELAKKARDGKLGPADMSGGCFSISSLGGIGGTAFTPIVNAPEVAILGVSKSSIQPVWNGKEFAPKLMLPLSLSYDHRVIDGALAARFTTYLSQVLADMRRVLL from the coding sequence ATGGCCGAAATCAAGGAAGCACTTGTCCCCGATATCGGTGACTACAGCGATATCCCGGTAATCGAGGTGCTGGTCGCCGTTGGTGACACCGTCAAGAAGGACCAGGGCCTGGTCACGCTGGAATCGGACAAGGCCACGATGGAAGTGCCGTCCTCGGTGGCGGGCGTGGTCAAGGAGATCAAGGTCAAGATCGGCGACAACCTGTCCGAGGGCAAGGTCGTGGCGCTGATCGAAGTGGCCGAAGGCGAGGCCACGCCGGCCGCTGCCGCTGCCCCGGCTGCCGCCGCCAAGACCGAAGCCGCCGAGACCGCGACCAAGGTCGAGCCGGTTGCCGCCCCGGCGCAGCCGGACAAGCTGGCCGCCCGCGAGATCGAGCAGGCCGCCGCCAAGCCGACCCAGCCGGCCCCGGCCGCTGCGACCCCGTCGGCCGGCGCGCCGACCAGCCCGCCGGTGCAGTTCAACGCCGACAGCGTGCTGCCGCAGAAGGTGCCCTATGCCTCCCCCGCGGTGCGCGTGTTCGCTCGCGAACTGGGCGTGGACCTGAACCAGCTGAGCGGCACCGAGAAGGGTGGCCGCATCACCAAGGGCGACGTGCAGACGTTCGTCAAGTCCGCGCTGACCGGCGGCGTCGCTGCCAGCGGCGGCACCGCGGCCGCCGGTGGTGGCCTGAACCTGCTGCCGTGGCCGAAGGTGGACTTCAGCAAGTTCGGTGAGGTCGAGGTCCAGCCGCTGTCGCGGATCAAGAAGATCTCCGGCGCCAACCTGGCGCGCAACTGGGCCATGATCCCGCACGTCACCCAGTTCGAGCAGGCCGACATCACCGAGCTGGAGGCCCTGCGCGTGGCCCTGAACAAGGAAAACGAGAAGGCTGGCATCAAGCTGACCATGCTCGCCTTCCTGGTCAAGGCCAGCGCCGCGGCGCTGAAGAAGTTCCCCGAGTTCAACGCCTCGCTGGATGCCAGCGGCGAGAACCTGACCCTGAAGAAGTACTTCAACATCGGCTTCGCCGCCGATACGCCGAGCGGCCTGGTCGTGCCGGTGATCCGCGATGTCGACAAGAAGGGCGTGGTGCAGATCGCGCAGGAATCGGGCGAACTGGCCAAGAAGGCGCGCGACGGCAAGCTGGGCCCGGCCGACATGAGCGGTGGCTGCTTCTCGATCAGCTCGCTGGGCGGGATCGGTGGCACCGCGTTCACCCCCATCGTCAATGCACCGGAAGTGGCCATCCTGGGCGTGTCCAAGTCGTCGATCCAGCCGGTCTGGAACGGCAAGGAATTCGCCCCGAAGCTGATGCTGCCGCTGTCGCTGAGCTACGACCACCGCGTCATCGACGGTGCGCTGGCCGCCCGCTTCACCACCTACCTGTCGCAGGTGCTGGCCGACATGCGGCGCGTGCTGCTGTGA
- the lpdA gene encoding dihydrolipoyl dehydrogenase: MAAIEIKVPDIGDYSGVPVIELLVAVGDTVKKDQGLVTLESDKATLEVPSSAAGVVKEIKVKLGDNLSEGDVVLLLDAEGEAAAPAAPAKADAPKAEAAPASKPPVTPSHRAPAEPAAPQPALSSGKPADIECKMVVLGAGPGGYTAAFRSADLGVDTVLIERYASLGGVCLNVGCIPSKALLHAAAVIDEVAHAGDFGVEFGAPTITLDKLRGFKEKVVTQLTKGLAGMAKQRKVRTVQGLATFVSANELEIVGDDGKTQLLRFEQCIIAAGSQAVKLPNFPWDDKRVMDSTDALELAEVPGSLLVVGGGIIGLEMATVYAALGSKVTVVEFMDQLMPGADKDLVKPLADRLKKQGVEVHLKTKASGVSADAKGITVTFEAAEEGQTPALAQGTFDRVLVAVGRSPNGKKIDADKAGVQVTDRGFIPVDRQMRTNVPHIFAIGDIVGNPMLAHKATHEGKLAAEVAAGHKKEWVARVIPSVAYTNPEIAWVGVTETEAKAKGLKVGVAKFPWAASGRAIGIGRTEGFTKLIFDEDSHRIIGGAIVGVHAGDLLAEIGLAIEMGAEAEDIGHTIHAHPTLSESVAMASEIYDGTITDLYMPKKR, translated from the coding sequence ATGGCCGCAATTGAAATCAAGGTTCCCGACATCGGCGATTACAGCGGTGTGCCGGTGATCGAACTGCTGGTTGCCGTGGGCGACACGGTGAAGAAGGACCAGGGTCTGGTCACGCTGGAGTCGGACAAGGCAACGCTGGAAGTGCCGTCGTCGGCCGCCGGCGTGGTCAAGGAAATCAAGGTCAAGCTCGGCGACAACCTGTCCGAAGGCGACGTGGTGCTGCTGCTGGACGCCGAAGGCGAGGCCGCCGCACCGGCTGCGCCGGCCAAGGCCGACGCACCCAAGGCGGAGGCCGCACCGGCCAGCAAGCCGCCGGTGACCCCGTCGCACCGCGCCCCGGCCGAACCGGCCGCGCCGCAGCCGGCGCTGTCGTCGGGCAAGCCGGCCGACATCGAATGCAAGATGGTGGTGCTGGGCGCCGGCCCGGGCGGTTACACCGCCGCGTTCCGCTCGGCCGACCTGGGCGTGGACACGGTGTTGATCGAGCGGTACGCCAGCCTCGGCGGCGTCTGCCTCAACGTGGGCTGCATTCCGTCCAAGGCGCTGCTGCATGCTGCCGCGGTGATCGATGAAGTCGCCCATGCCGGTGATTTCGGCGTCGAGTTCGGCGCGCCCACGATCACCCTGGACAAGCTGCGCGGCTTCAAGGAAAAGGTGGTCACCCAGCTGACCAAGGGCCTGGCCGGCATGGCCAAGCAGCGCAAGGTGCGCACGGTGCAGGGCCTGGCCACGTTCGTGTCGGCCAACGAGCTGGAGATCGTCGGCGACGACGGCAAGACCCAGCTGCTGCGTTTCGAGCAGTGCATCATCGCCGCCGGTTCGCAGGCGGTGAAGCTGCCGAACTTCCCGTGGGACGACAAGCGCGTGATGGATTCCACCGATGCATTGGAGCTGGCCGAGGTGCCGGGTTCGTTGCTGGTGGTGGGCGGCGGCATCATCGGCCTGGAAATGGCGACGGTGTATGCGGCCCTGGGCAGCAAGGTGACGGTGGTGGAGTTCATGGACCAGCTGATGCCGGGCGCCGACAAGGACCTGGTGAAGCCGCTGGCCGACCGTCTGAAGAAGCAGGGCGTGGAGGTTCATCTGAAGACCAAGGCGTCGGGCGTGAGCGCCGACGCCAAGGGCATCACGGTGACCTTCGAAGCCGCCGAGGAAGGTCAGACGCCGGCATTGGCGCAGGGCACCTTCGACCGCGTGCTGGTGGCCGTGGGCCGCTCGCCGAACGGCAAGAAGATCGACGCGGACAAGGCCGGCGTGCAGGTCACCGACCGCGGCTTCATTCCGGTCGACCGGCAGATGCGCACCAACGTGCCGCACATCTTTGCCATCGGCGATATCGTCGGCAACCCGATGCTGGCCCACAAGGCCACGCATGAGGGCAAGCTGGCGGCCGAAGTGGCTGCCGGCCACAAGAAGGAGTGGGTGGCCCGCGTGATTCCGTCGGTGGCCTACACCAACCCGGAAATCGCCTGGGTCGGCGTGACCGAGACCGAAGCCAAGGCCAAGGGCCTGAAGGTCGGCGTGGCCAAGTTCCCGTGGGCCGCCAGCGGCCGCGCGATCGGCATCGGTCGCACCGAGGGCTTCACCAAGCTGATCTTCGACGAAGACAGCCATCGCATCATCGGTGGTGCCATCGTCGGTGTGCATGCTGGTGATCTGCTGGCCGAGATCGGCCTGGCAATCGAGATGGGTGCAGAGGCCGAGGACATCGGCCACACCATCCATGCGCACCCGACGCTGAGCGAATCAGTGGCGATGGCCTCGGAAATCTACGACGGCACGATCACCGATCTGTACATGCCCAAGAAGCGGTAA